From Streptomyces sp. NBC_00690, a single genomic window includes:
- the radA gene encoding DNA repair protein RadA: MAARTKSTKDRPSYRCTECGWTTAKWLGRCPECQAWGTVEEYGAPAVRTTAAGRVSTAALPIGQVDSRQATARSTGVPELDRVLGGGLVPGAVVLLAGEPGVGKSTLLLDVAAKAASEDHPTLYVTAEESASQVRLRADRIKALHDHLYLAAETNLSSVLGHLDAVKPSLLILDSVQTVASPEIDGAPGGMAQVREVAGALIRASKERGMSTLLVGHVTKDGAIAGPRLLEHLVDVVLSFEGDRHARLRLVRGVKNRYGATDEVGCFELHDEGITGLTDPSGLFLTRRDAPVPGTCLTVTLEGRRPLVAEVQALTVDSQIPSPRRTTSGLETSRVSMMLAVLEQRGRITALGKRDIYSATVGGVKLSEPAADLAIALALASAASDTPLPKNLVAIGEVGLAGEVRRVTGVQRRLAEAHRLGFTQALVPTDPGKIPPGMKVTEVATLGDALRVLPRGRQKSGSGPSAEGPAGGPVGSPRRAPSKESADAPRDGDLRR, from the coding sequence ATGGCTGCCCGTACGAAATCCACCAAGGACCGGCCGTCCTACCGCTGTACCGAGTGCGGCTGGACCACCGCCAAGTGGCTTGGCCGCTGCCCCGAATGCCAGGCGTGGGGGACGGTCGAGGAGTACGGCGCCCCCGCGGTGCGCACCACCGCCGCAGGGCGGGTCTCCACCGCCGCGCTCCCCATCGGGCAGGTGGACAGCAGACAGGCCACCGCCCGCTCGACCGGCGTGCCCGAGTTGGATCGGGTCCTCGGTGGTGGGTTGGTGCCCGGTGCCGTGGTGCTGCTCGCCGGTGAGCCGGGGGTCGGCAAGTCCACCCTGCTGTTGGACGTCGCCGCCAAGGCGGCCAGCGAGGACCATCCCACCCTCTATGTCACCGCCGAGGAGTCCGCGAGTCAGGTTCGGTTGCGCGCTGATCGGATCAAAGCGCTCCACGACCATCTCTATCTCGCCGCGGAAACCAATCTCTCTTCCGTGCTGGGGCATCTGGACGCGGTGAAGCCGTCCCTGCTGATCCTCGACTCGGTGCAGACCGTGGCCTCGCCGGAGATCGACGGCGCCCCCGGCGGCATGGCCCAGGTGCGGGAGGTGGCGGGCGCCCTGATCCGGGCGTCCAAGGAGCGGGGGATGTCCACCCTGCTCGTCGGTCATGTCACCAAGGACGGCGCGATCGCCGGACCGCGCCTGCTGGAGCACCTGGTCGACGTCGTGCTGTCCTTCGAAGGGGACCGCCATGCGCGACTTCGGCTGGTTCGTGGAGTGAAGAACCGCTACGGGGCCACGGACGAGGTCGGCTGCTTCGAACTCCACGACGAGGGCATCACCGGCCTCACCGATCCGTCCGGGCTCTTCCTCACTCGCCGGGACGCACCGGTCCCCGGGACCTGTCTGACGGTGACGTTGGAAGGGCGGCGCCCCCTGGTCGCCGAGGTCCAGGCGCTGACGGTCGACTCGCAGATCCCGTCCCCGCGGCGCACCACTTCGGGGTTGGAGACCTCTCGGGTCTCGATGATGCTCGCGGTCCTGGAGCAGCGGGGCCGCATCACGGCACTAGGCAAGCGGGACATCTACAGCGCCACGGTCGGCGGTGTGAAGCTCTCGGAGCCCGCAGCGGATCTGGCGATCGCCCTGGCCCTGGCGTCGGCGGCCAGTGACACGCCCCTGCCCAAGAACCTGGTAGCCATCGGCGAAGTGGGACTCGCCGGGGAGGTCCGGCGCGTCACCGGAGTGCAGCGGCGACTGGCCGAGGCTCATCGGCTCGGCTTCACCCAGGCCCTGGTCCCGACCGACCCCGGAAAGATCCCCCCGGGGATGAAAGTGACGGAAGTGGCGACCCTCGGAGACGCCCTCAGAGTGCTCCCCCGCGGTCGCCAGAAAAGCGGTAGCGGACCCTCCGCAGAGGGTCCGGCAGGTGGGCCCGTGGGCTCGCCCCGAAGAGCTCCGAGCAAAGAGAGCGCGGACGCCCCACGGGATGGGGACCTACGCCGGTAG
- a CDS encoding BACON domain-containing protein: MLVYAYGHRVMSSGLEPPTQGSGVHPHPSHRRAARPVTGRAAARYGPYLDGLFTYCLSALCDHDAATALVAEVLVTAERHHGRCPAPGPERTAWLYALARWACLRGLTERRKTRAGAHTGRPPAPQETQTSQETAERRRAELALLAWPEAAGTSPEQREALELAVRHGLSTREVAAVLGLDPPGARELLAAAACEVERTRAALAIVDRGDCPAIARLTGDHLVLLSAALRTELVRHVDDCPRCRRAAEREEARGPWPGSATPAALPLARAPRADIDRALCQLPRTRSTALRFGSAGFPLNPKDHAARRNRLRARAVTTTVVATVVAAPVLALWAAYRGAPLTGEGRPGGTSVSATEAEEDRGLAGAPDNRHDRYEGAGQAEAGPRAARTTGLNEPDVSVEVISTGSPASPTAPGHGGPERLAVRAASAAGGTSITLLATGSTPVSWSVGMSAPWLTVSRTSGVLRPGESITLTVTVDRSREPVGAWRARVSVAPASATVLIEGRGSPVPPESPSHSPTLPASPSPTPSPTPETPSPSPPSSPPAGSPSPPSPSPETPPASGT; this comes from the coding sequence ATGTTGGTGTACGCCTACGGTCACCGCGTGATGAGCAGCGGTCTGGAGCCACCCACGCAAGGCAGCGGCGTACACCCACATCCCTCGCACCGTCGTGCAGCGCGACCGGTCACCGGGCGGGCCGCGGCGCGCTACGGCCCCTATCTCGACGGGCTGTTCACCTACTGCCTCTCCGCCCTCTGCGACCACGACGCGGCGACCGCGCTCGTTGCCGAGGTCCTCGTCACCGCCGAACGGCATCACGGCCGTTGCCCGGCACCCGGACCCGAGCGCACGGCCTGGCTGTACGCACTGGCCCGATGGGCCTGTCTACGGGGACTGACCGAACGCAGGAAGACCCGCGCGGGTGCGCACACCGGCCGCCCGCCCGCACCGCAGGAGACCCAGACGTCACAGGAGACGGCGGAACGGCGTCGGGCGGAACTGGCACTGCTGGCCTGGCCCGAGGCGGCCGGCACCTCGCCCGAGCAGCGGGAGGCACTGGAACTCGCCGTACGGCACGGCCTCAGCACCCGGGAAGTCGCCGCGGTTCTCGGACTCGATCCGCCGGGGGCACGCGAGTTGCTCGCGGCTGCGGCCTGCGAAGTGGAACGGACCCGGGCGGCGCTCGCCATCGTCGACCGGGGGGACTGCCCCGCCATCGCCCGGCTCACCGGCGATCATCTGGTGCTGCTCTCGGCCGCGCTGCGCACCGAACTCGTCCGCCACGTCGACGACTGCCCCCGCTGCCGTCGGGCGGCCGAGCGCGAGGAGGCGCGGGGACCGTGGCCGGGGTCGGCCACCCCGGCCGCCCTCCCGCTGGCCAGGGCGCCCCGGGCCGACATCGACCGTGCGCTGTGCCAGTTGCCCCGTACCCGGTCGACGGCACTCCGCTTCGGTTCGGCAGGCTTCCCGCTGAACCCGAAGGACCATGCCGCCCGCCGCAACCGACTGCGTGCCAGGGCGGTGACGACCACGGTCGTGGCGACGGTCGTGGCGGCACCGGTCCTCGCGCTGTGGGCCGCGTACCGAGGGGCACCGCTGACGGGGGAGGGCCGCCCGGGAGGCACCTCGGTCAGTGCGACCGAGGCCGAGGAGGACCGGGGCCTGGCCGGCGCGCCCGACAACCGGCACGACCGCTACGAAGGTGCGGGCCAGGCGGAGGCCGGACCGCGAGCGGCCCGTACGACCGGTCTGAACGAGCCGGACGTCTCGGTCGAGGTCATCAGCACCGGATCGCCCGCCTCGCCCACCGCCCCCGGCCACGGCGGCCCGGAACGCCTCGCCGTCCGGGCCGCGTCGGCAGCCGGCGGGACCTCGATCACCCTGCTTGCCACCGGCAGCACACCGGTGAGTTGGTCGGTGGGGATGTCGGCGCCCTGGCTCACGGTGAGTCGAACGTCGGGCGTTCTGCGACCGGGGGAGTCGATCACTCTCACGGTCACCGTTGACCGGTCGCGCGAACCCGTCGGGGCCTGGCGGGCGCGGGTGTCGGTGGCTCCGGCGAGTGCGACGGTGCTGATCGAGGGGCGCGGCTCACCGGTCCCACCGGAGTCGCCGTCCCACTCGCCCACCCTGCCCGCTTCGCCCTCGCCGACACCGTCACCGACGCCCGAGACACCGTCGCCCTCGCCGCCCTCCTCGCCACCGGCCGGATCGCCGTCGCCCCCGTCACCGTCGCCCGAGACACCGCCGGCCTCGGGCACCTAG
- a CDS encoding Ppx/GppA phosphatase family protein, which translates to MRLGVLDVGSNTVHLLVVDAHPGARPLPAHSHKEELRLAELLDDKGAIGPEGVDHLISTLHKAVQAAEDQGCEQVLSFATSAVREATNADQVLSQVREATGVHLEVLTGAEEARLTFLAARRWFGWSAGKLLVIDIGGGSLEIAYGIDEVPDASVSLPLGAGRLTKQLPGDPPTPEDVRALRRHVRTEIARTVGEFSRFGRPDHIVATSKTFKQLARIAGAARDAEGIYVHRELTRKSLQDWMPKLAEMTIDQRAALPGVAAGRARQLLAGALVAEAAMDLLGAEVLEICPWALREGVILRRLDHLPVG; encoded by the coding sequence ATGAGACTCGGAGTCCTCGACGTCGGTTCGAACACGGTGCATCTGCTGGTAGTGGACGCGCACCCCGGCGCCCGCCCCCTACCCGCACACTCGCACAAGGAGGAGTTGCGACTGGCTGAACTCCTCGACGACAAGGGCGCCATCGGCCCCGAGGGCGTTGACCATTTGATCAGTACGCTGCACAAGGCGGTCCAGGCCGCCGAAGACCAGGGCTGTGAGCAGGTACTCAGCTTTGCGACCTCAGCCGTGCGCGAAGCCACCAATGCCGACCAGGTGCTCTCCCAGGTCAGAGAGGCGACCGGGGTGCATCTGGAGGTGCTCACCGGCGCCGAGGAAGCACGCCTGACCTTCCTCGCCGCCCGCCGCTGGTTCGGCTGGTCCGCGGGAAAGCTGCTCGTCATAGACATCGGCGGCGGTTCGCTGGAGATCGCCTACGGCATCGACGAGGTCCCGGACGCCTCGGTCTCCCTGCCACTGGGCGCCGGTCGACTCACCAAGCAACTGCCCGGCGACCCGCCCACGCCGGAAGACGTCCGCGCGCTGCGTCGCCATGTACGGACGGAGATCGCCCGTACGGTCGGCGAGTTCAGCCGCTTCGGCAGGCCCGACCACATCGTGGCGACGTCCAAGACCTTCAAGCAGTTGGCCAGGATCGCCGGGGCCGCCCGCGACGCCGAGGGCATCTACGTACACCGCGAGCTGACCCGCAAGTCGCTCCAGGACTGGATGCCCAAACTGGCCGAGATGACCATCGACCAGCGCGCGGCGCTACCGGGCGTGGCCGCGGGCCGTGCGCGCCAACTGCTGGCCGGTGCGCTCGTCGCGGAGGCCGCCATGGACCTGCTGGGCGCGGAGGTGCTGGAGATCTGCCCCTGGGCGCTGCGCGAAGGCGTGATCCTGCGTCGCCTCGACCACTTGCCGGTCGGCTAG
- a CDS encoding sugar phosphate isomerase/epimerase family protein has product MVEPVARTPGARDVKVVLSTASVYPESTATAFEIAARLGYDGVEVMVWTDPVSQDIEALRRLSDYHRVPILAVHAPCLLITQRVWSTDPWTKLQRAQAAAEQLGASTVVVHPPFRWQRQYSRDFVSGLWRMADETDVRFAVENMYPWRYRDREMLAYAPEWDVTKDDYRHFTIDLSHTATSRVDTMAMVDRMGDRLSHVHLADGKGSAKDEHLVPGRGDQPCAELLERLVRTGFDGHVVVEVNTRRAMSAAEREADLAEALDFTRRHLAAHAPTDARKVPGP; this is encoded by the coding sequence GTGGTGGAACCAGTGGCGCGCACCCCGGGCGCGAGGGACGTGAAGGTCGTCCTGTCGACGGCCTCCGTCTATCCGGAGTCGACGGCGACGGCCTTCGAGATCGCCGCGCGCCTCGGCTACGACGGCGTCGAAGTGATGGTCTGGACGGACCCGGTCAGTCAGGACATCGAGGCGTTGCGCCGGCTCTCCGACTACCACCGGGTGCCGATCCTCGCGGTCCACGCACCCTGTCTGCTGATCACCCAGCGGGTCTGGTCCACCGACCCCTGGACCAAGCTCCAACGCGCCCAGGCGGCTGCGGAGCAGCTGGGGGCGTCGACGGTCGTCGTCCACCCGCCCTTTCGCTGGCAACGCCAGTACTCCCGCGACTTCGTCAGCGGCCTCTGGCGGATGGCCGACGAGACGGACGTGCGCTTCGCCGTCGAGAACATGTATCCGTGGCGCTACCGGGACCGCGAGATGCTGGCCTACGCGCCCGAGTGGGACGTCACCAAGGACGACTACCGCCACTTCACGATCGACCTCTCGCACACGGCCACCTCCCGGGTGGACACGATGGCCATGGTCGACCGGATGGGCGACCGGCTGAGCCATGTGCACCTGGCCGACGGCAAGGGGTCCGCGAAGGACGAGCACCTGGTGCCCGGGCGGGGTGACCAACCGTGTGCGGAACTGCTGGAGCGTCTGGTGCGAACGGGCTTCGACGGCCATGTGGTCGTCGAGGTCAACACGCGCCGGGCGATGTCGGCGGCCGAACGGGAGGCCGACCTCGCCGAGGCGCTCGACTTCACCCGCCGCCATCTGGCCGCCCATGCGCCGACCGACGCACGGAAAGTGCCCGGCCCATGA
- a CDS encoding TetR/AcrR family transcriptional regulator, with translation MTDAPAPRRRGRPARAAAQEGPGARERILDAARTEFAERGYDKTTMRGIARAANVDAALVHHYYGSKDDVFAAAIEVSFEPALAVTAILGKGTEGIGERIARYFIGVWENPVSRGPLLVVIRSALTHEAAAKVLRGFVLRRLLERIAAELEVPNPKFRAELAASHMIGIAVLRYVIQVEPLASADPEEIISQVAPTLQRYLTEA, from the coding sequence ATGACGGACGCCCCCGCTCCGCGCCGCCGCGGACGTCCGGCCCGCGCCGCTGCCCAGGAGGGTCCCGGTGCGCGGGAGCGCATCCTGGACGCCGCCCGCACGGAGTTCGCCGAGCGGGGCTACGACAAGACGACCATGCGCGGCATCGCCCGGGCGGCGAATGTGGACGCGGCGCTGGTCCACCACTACTACGGCTCCAAGGACGACGTCTTCGCCGCCGCCATCGAGGTGTCCTTTGAACCGGCGCTGGCCGTGACGGCGATCCTGGGCAAGGGCACCGAGGGGATCGGCGAACGCATCGCGCGTTACTTCATCGGCGTCTGGGAGAACCCCGTCTCCCGTGGCCCCCTGCTCGTCGTCATCCGCTCCGCGCTCACGCACGAGGCGGCGGCGAAGGTCCTCAGGGGGTTCGTGCTGCGGCGGCTGCTGGAGCGGATCGCGGCCGAGCTGGAGGTGCCGAACCCGAAGTTCCGTGCGGAGCTCGCGGCCTCCCACATGATCGGGATCGCGGTCCTGCGCTATGTGATCCAGGTGGAGCCCTTGGCGTCGGCCGATCCGGAAGAGATCATTTCCCAGGTGGCGCCCACGCTTCAGCGCTATCTGACCGAAGCCTGA
- the ilvD gene encoding dihydroxy-acid dehydratase — translation MPELRSRTVTHGRNMAGARALMRASGVASADIGKPIIAVANSFTEFVPGHTHLQPVGRIVSEAIKAAGAIPREFNTIAVDDGIAMGHGGMLYSLPSRDLIADSVEYMVEAHCADALICISNCDKITPGMLNAALRLNIPTVFVSGGPMEAGQATLVDGTVRKLDLVNAISDAVDESISDEDILRIEENACPTCGSCSGMFTANSMNCLTEALGLSLPGNGSVLATHTARRALYENAGRTVVEITRRYYEEDDATVLPRNIATRAAFDNAMALDISMGGSTNTILHLLAAAQEAELDYDLADIDAVSRRVPCLAKVAPNVAPQGTYYMEDVHRAGGIPAILGELYRAGLLDEDVHTVHSPSVKQWLETWDVRGGSPSDEAVELWHAAPGCVRSAEAFSQSERWETLDTDAALGCIRDAAHAYSKDGGLAVLKGNLAVDGCVVKTAGVDESIWTFEGPAVVCESQDEAVDKILRKEIKHGDVVVIRYEGPKGGPGMQEMLYPTSFLKGRGLGKTCALVTDGRFSGGTSGLSIGHASPEAASGGTIALVENGDRIRIDIPNRSIELLVSDEDLAARKAALGGVYAPKNRERKVSAALKAYAAMATSADKGAVRDVSRLS, via the coding sequence ATGCCCGAGCTGAGGTCCCGCACAGTCACCCACGGCCGCAATATGGCGGGCGCCCGCGCCCTTATGCGTGCCTCTGGCGTAGCGAGCGCGGACATCGGCAAGCCGATCATCGCGGTCGCCAACTCCTTCACCGAGTTCGTCCCCGGCCACACCCACCTCCAGCCCGTCGGCCGGATCGTGAGCGAGGCCATCAAGGCGGCAGGCGCCATTCCGCGTGAGTTCAACACCATCGCGGTCGACGACGGCATCGCCATGGGCCACGGCGGAATGCTGTACTCGCTCCCGTCCCGCGACCTGATCGCCGACAGCGTGGAGTACATGGTCGAGGCGCACTGCGCCGACGCCCTGATCTGCATCTCCAACTGCGACAAGATCACCCCGGGCATGCTGAACGCCGCCCTGCGGCTCAACATCCCGACCGTCTTCGTCTCCGGCGGTCCGATGGAAGCCGGCCAGGCCACCCTCGTCGACGGAACCGTCCGCAAGCTCGACCTGGTCAACGCCATCTCGGACGCGGTCGACGAGAGCATCTCGGACGAGGACATCCTCCGCATCGAGGAGAACGCCTGCCCGACCTGCGGCTCCTGTTCCGGCATGTTCACCGCCAACTCGATGAACTGTCTGACCGAGGCCCTGGGCCTGTCCCTGCCGGGCAACGGCTCGGTGCTCGCGACCCACACGGCACGCCGCGCCCTCTACGAGAACGCGGGCCGCACCGTCGTGGAGATCACCCGGCGGTACTACGAGGAGGACGACGCCACCGTCCTGCCCCGCAACATCGCCACGCGTGCCGCCTTCGACAACGCCATGGCGCTCGATATCTCCATGGGCGGCTCCACCAACACGATCCTGCACCTGCTGGCGGCGGCGCAGGAGGCCGAGTTGGACTACGACCTCGCCGACATCGACGCGGTCTCCCGCCGCGTCCCCTGTCTGGCCAAGGTCGCGCCCAACGTCGCCCCCCAGGGCACGTACTACATGGAGGACGTCCACCGGGCCGGGGGTATCCCCGCGATCCTGGGCGAGCTCTACCGGGCGGGCCTCCTCGACGAGGACGTCCACACGGTCCACTCCCCTTCCGTCAAGCAGTGGCTGGAAACCTGGGACGTCCGGGGCGGCTCCCCGTCCGACGAGGCCGTCGAGCTGTGGCACGCCGCACCGGGCTGTGTGCGCTCCGCCGAGGCGTTCTCCCAGTCCGAGCGGTGGGAGACGCTGGACACGGACGCCGCCCTCGGCTGCATCCGCGATGCCGCGCACGCCTACAGCAAGGACGGCGGGCTCGCGGTTCTCAAGGGCAATCTGGCCGTCGACGGCTGTGTGGTGAAGACCGCCGGTGTCGACGAGTCGATCTGGACCTTCGAGGGCCCCGCGGTCGTCTGCGAATCGCAGGACGAGGCCGTCGACAAGATCCTCCGCAAGGAGATCAAGCACGGCGACGTGGTCGTCATCCGCTACGAGGGCCCCAAGGGCGGCCCCGGCATGCAAGAGATGCTCTACCCCACCTCGTTCCTCAAGGGACGCGGTCTGGGGAAGACGTGCGCGCTGGTGACGGACGGCCGCTTCTCGGGCGGTACGTCGGGTCTCTCCATCGGCCACGCCTCTCCGGAAGCGGCATCGGGCGGCACGATCGCGCTCGTCGAGAACGGCGACCGCATCCGCATCGACATCCCGAACCGTTCGATCGAGCTCCTGGTCTCCGATGAGGACCTGGCCGCCCGGAAGGCGGCTCTCGGCGGCGTGTACGCGCCGAAGAACCGCGAGCGCAAGGTGTCCGCGGCCCTCAAGGCATACGCGGCGATGGCGACGAGCGCCGACAAGGGCGCGGTCAGGGACGTCAGCAGGCTGTCCTGA
- a CDS encoding serine/threonine-protein kinase, protein MPPLRSTGQSPEAEHPEYAGQYRLESCLGTGGMGVVHLATSDSGLRLAVKVIHGEHASDPEFRARFRQEIAAARKVSGAFTASVVDADPQAGRPWMATLFIDGPTLAEQVKRNPLNGMELRRIGAGLAEALRDIHRAGVVHRDLKPSNVLLASDGPKVIDFGISRPSDSDLRTETGKLIGTPPFMAPEQFQRPREVGPAADVFALGAVLVHAATGRGPFDSDSPYIVAYQVVHDEPDLAGVPEDLVPLLRRCLAKDPDERPTPHEVMVALRSSTPSSGYDTQAYIPAPRTPDPSEDAPEADRRRSVWQRHRLRWAAAGAAVVALVVTGVLVVRAQDEVEVSASQDSVVVSRGFTGWDVLLGKAGREDKTPVCTAPSDGSALYCAAPGVTAARLDPQRGTTLWSKAGAGTESGPGPGADPSAREDGRVKAPVFAGGLVHVVTPNAGLLEALDPASGAVRWSVKTSAYSAVRHAGDTVLLVGTGTVRALDAATGARRWEERHGGVGTQWISTPHGRGPVFAATPSGDGASTSVIAVDPTDGKQLWQERLTGTLTPVSATDDALHLLSTNADDYTDAVVRLGTKPGARKVRRVALDVPVDQAQAAVVGEVVRLSGSGGALLAIDVEAGAQLWRLETSVTHLSRPAGDARTMYVAAGDGRLLAVDAVAGRLIGQTEPRMNDGRYTFSSVLYEPVVTSGRVFGTAPNGSVFAVDAKDPRRW, encoded by the coding sequence ATGCCACCACTGCGCAGTACCGGACAGTCTCCGGAAGCGGAACATCCGGAATATGCCGGGCAATACCGCCTTGAGTCATGCCTGGGAACCGGCGGCATGGGAGTGGTGCATCTCGCCACCTCGGACTCAGGGCTCCGCTTGGCGGTCAAGGTCATCCACGGTGAGCACGCATCCGACCCGGAGTTCAGAGCACGCTTCCGGCAGGAGATCGCGGCGGCGCGAAAGGTGAGCGGGGCCTTCACCGCATCAGTCGTGGACGCCGACCCGCAGGCCGGACGGCCCTGGATGGCCACCTTGTTCATCGACGGACCGACCCTTGCAGAACAGGTCAAGCGGAACCCGCTGAACGGTATGGAGCTACGTCGGATCGGGGCCGGTCTTGCCGAAGCGCTCCGCGACATCCACCGGGCGGGGGTGGTCCATCGCGATCTGAAACCGAGCAATGTGCTGCTCGCCTCCGACGGCCCCAAAGTGATCGACTTCGGTATCTCCCGCCCTTCGGACAGCGATCTGCGCACCGAGACCGGGAAACTAATCGGGACTCCGCCCTTTATGGCGCCGGAGCAGTTCCAGCGGCCGAGGGAAGTCGGTCCCGCCGCCGATGTGTTCGCGCTGGGGGCGGTCCTGGTTCATGCCGCGACCGGGCGCGGCCCCTTCGATTCGGACAGTCCGTACATCGTCGCGTACCAAGTCGTCCATGATGAACCGGATCTGGCGGGGGTGCCCGAGGACCTCGTACCGCTGCTGCGGCGATGTCTCGCCAAGGACCCGGACGAGCGGCCCACCCCCCATGAGGTGATGGTCGCGCTGCGGAGTTCGACCCCGTCGAGCGGCTATGACACCCAGGCGTACATACCGGCTCCCCGGACGCCCGACCCCAGCGAGGACGCCCCCGAGGCCGACCGGCGACGGTCCGTCTGGCAGCGTCACCGGTTGCGGTGGGCGGCGGCGGGCGCAGCCGTCGTGGCACTGGTGGTGACCGGTGTTCTGGTGGTGCGCGCCCAGGATGAGGTCGAGGTCTCCGCATCGCAGGATTCGGTGGTGGTGAGCCGGGGCTTCACGGGCTGGGACGTTCTCCTCGGGAAGGCCGGACGCGAGGACAAGACCCCGGTGTGCACGGCGCCTTCGGACGGCTCCGCCCTCTACTGCGCCGCGCCCGGCGTCACAGCGGCCCGGTTGGACCCGCAGCGAGGCACAACGCTCTGGTCGAAGGCCGGGGCCGGTACCGAGTCTGGGCCCGGGCCCGGGGCTGATCCGAGCGCCCGCGAGGACGGGCGGGTCAAGGCACCCGTGTTCGCGGGCGGCCTGGTCCATGTGGTGACACCGAACGCCGGTCTGCTGGAGGCCCTGGATCCCGCGTCGGGCGCGGTCCGTTGGAGTGTGAAGACCTCGGCGTACTCGGCCGTGCGCCATGCCGGGGACACCGTGCTGCTCGTGGGCACCGGCACCGTACGGGCACTCGACGCGGCAACGGGTGCCCGTCGGTGGGAAGAGCGCCACGGCGGAGTCGGCACGCAGTGGATCTCGACGCCGCACGGGAGGGGTCCCGTCTTCGCGGCCACCCCCTCCGGAGACGGTGCGTCGACCTCGGTGATCGCCGTCGACCCCACGGACGGCAAACAGTTGTGGCAGGAGCGGCTCACCGGAACGCTGACCCCCGTGTCGGCGACGGACGACGCGCTGCATCTGCTCTCCACCAACGCCGACGACTACACGGACGCCGTGGTGCGGCTCGGTACGAAGCCCGGTGCCCGCAAGGTCCGCAGGGTGGCCCTCGACGTACCCGTCGACCAGGCCCAAGCGGCGGTGGTCGGCGAGGTCGTCCGGCTGAGCGGCTCGGGAGGAGCACTGCTGGCGATCGATGTGGAGGCGGGCGCTCAACTGTGGCGTCTGGAGACCTCGGTCACCCATCTGTCCCGCCCCGCGGGCGATGCCCGCACGATGTACGTGGCGGCTGGCGACGGACGGCTGCTCGCGGTGGACGCGGTGGCCGGGAGGCTGATCGGGCAGACCGAGCCGCGGATGAACGACGGGCGCTACACCTTCTCCTCGGTGCTGTACGAGCCGGTGGTGACGTCGGGGCGGGTCTTCGGGACGGCGCCGAACGGATCGGTGTTCGCCGTGGACGCGAAGGATCCCAGGCGCTGGTAG
- a CDS encoding SH3 domain-containing protein codes for MGLEEVRPETDGAAEAGDVSPRSSTRYPVAPGYRVNVRSGPGTQHDIVRVLPYGARVPINCQKPGEWITGPYGTTNIWDCIANGQFISDAYVQTGSDGYVTIRCA; via the coding sequence ATGGGACTTGAAGAAGTACGTCCGGAAACAGATGGTGCAGCCGAGGCGGGCGATGTCTCGCCCCGCAGCTCCACGCGCTATCCGGTCGCACCCGGCTACCGGGTGAACGTCCGCAGCGGACCGGGGACACAGCACGACATCGTCAGGGTGCTGCCGTACGGGGCACGCGTGCCGATCAACTGCCAGAAGCCGGGGGAATGGATCACCGGTCCCTATGGCACGACCAACATCTGGGACTGCATCGCCAACGGCCAGTTCATCTCCGATGCCTATGTGCAGACCGGCAGCGACGGGTATGTGACGATCCGCTGTGCCTGA
- a CDS encoding class I SAM-dependent methyltransferase, producing MTEPTSPARARALSFDTAAAHYDSARPGYPPALFDAIEEITGRSLHGMRVIDVGAGTGIATRLLRARGARVTAVEPGPGMAAQLRRTLPDTPLVLGSGDALPLADGSADLITYAQSWHWTNPARSLPEALRVLRPGGALALWWNVADLTVPWIAAQAARMSTEFADGAYGAPGDSRRLPDQVPTRERVVSWTRELSVDAHLDNLSSHSLFLTMRQDEAARFLARERAELLKAFPDGVLHEEYEVQLTVTFRPERPSHASNPHA from the coding sequence ATGACCGAACCCACCTCGCCGGCCCGGGCGAGGGCGCTGTCCTTCGACACTGCGGCGGCCCACTACGACAGCGCGCGCCCCGGCTATCCGCCCGCGCTCTTCGACGCAATCGAGGAGATCACCGGCCGTTCGCTCCACGGCATGCGCGTCATCGACGTGGGCGCAGGCACCGGCATAGCCACCCGGCTGCTACGAGCCCGGGGTGCACGGGTTACCGCGGTGGAACCCGGTCCCGGCATGGCCGCCCAACTCCGCCGCACCCTCCCCGACACCCCGCTCGTCCTCGGCTCCGGCGACGCCCTGCCCCTGGCGGACGGCAGCGCCGACCTGATCACCTACGCCCAGTCATGGCACTGGACGAACCCGGCCCGCTCCCTGCCCGAGGCGCTGCGGGTGCTGAGGCCAGGTGGGGCGCTCGCACTGTGGTGGAACGTCGCCGATCTGACCGTTCCCTGGATCGCCGCCCAGGCCGCCCGCATGAGCACCGAATTCGCCGACGGGGCGTACGGCGCCCCCGGCGACTCACGCCGGCTGCCCGACCAGGTCCCCACTCGGGAGCGTGTCGTCTCCTGGACCCGGGAGCTCTCCGTTGACGCCCATCTGGACAATCTCTCCAGTCACTCCCTCTTCCTCACCATGAGGCAGGACGAAGCGGCACGATTCCTCGCCCGCGAACGGGCCGAACTGCTCAAGGCGTTCCCCGACGGAGTCCTGCACGAGGAGTACGAGGTCCAGCTGACCGTCACATTCCGTCCGGAGCGACCGTCGCACGCGTCGAACCCGCACGCGTAG